From Roseateles sp. SL47:
GCGTGGGCCGGCGGGAGCGGTGTCGGCCTCCGTCCCCTCTTGAGCCTGCGGCGGCGGCAGCTGGCTCAGGTCCAGCAGCAGCGGGTCGTGATGGAAGGCATCGGGCGTTTCCCCGAGCCTTGCGGTCAGCGAATGCGCCAGCGCCGCCATGTCGGCGCTCTTCAGCACCAGCGAGAGCAGGCTCAGCGAGGCGCTCTTCAGTTCAAAGAGATCCGGCGACTTGCCGGCCGTAGCGGAACGAGCCGCCGTGGTGTCTGTGGTTCCCGCCAAAGCCTGCGCCATGAAAGAGGTCAATGCGATAACAAAGTGGCGGATTTTAGCGGTGCCGCCCACCTGAACTTTCAGGGTCCTCACGGGGCGGGTGGCCCCGCCCCCCTGCGTGGGGCGATCCGGCACTGCCACATCTTGCAGCAAAGCAGTCAAAGGCGAGGCCTGACAACAACTTGCAGGTGTCATCGCCAGACAGCCCACATGGTTGTCCACAGCGGAGGTGGACATCACAGGGGCCGAGGGTCGCCCATTCTGGGTTCAGGCACCACCTGTCAAGCCAAAAATCAGCAGGCAGGGGGTTGACTTATCCCCACTTGCAAGGTCCAGACATATCTCGCGCCTCGCGGGGGACAAGCGTTGCCGGCCGCCGCCAGGGCGAATCTAAGTCATTGATTCATATAGACGAAACCGCATCGCTCGAAAATGAGGCAACCAACCTACACCCACGATCAATCAAGGGTTTAGAGGCAGGCACACAAGGTTTCCCACACATTTATCCACAGGCTCAGTGGATAGGTCGGAGACCCTTTCAAAATCAAGGCGTTACGGGTCAGCCTTGAACACATTTCGAAGTCATTCACGCCCACGTCCGCGCCAGCCGCGTCCCCTGCGGTCGGCCAATGTGCGGCAGGCGGTTGTCATTTTTGCGCGCGATGTTCGCACTCGATGCCTGGAAGGTTCATGACGCGACCAATGGCCCGAATGGAACCGCTAGAGTGCGGCGCATGAGTTCAGCTGCAACATTTGGCGCGCGTCTGCGCAAGGAATGGTTTTTACTCGCCCTGGTGGGTGCGGTGGGCTTGGCCAGCGCCTGGCCGGACCTCGGGCGCAGCGGCGGCTGGCTGCGCCTGGACCTGGTGAGCAACTGGGGGGTGGCGCTGGTGTTCTTCCTCACGGGGCTGGGCCTGTCGGCCACGGCCTTGCGGGACGGGGCCATGAAGTGGCGCGTACACCTGCTGGTGCAGTTGAGCACCTATGCGCTCTTTCCGCTGCTGTGGTGGGGCTTCATGGCGCTATTCAGCCGCTGGCTGCCGCAAGACCTGGCGCTGGGTTTTGCCTACCTGTGCGCCCTACCCTCCACCATTTCCTCCTCTGTCGCGATGACGGTGCTGGCCCGTGGCAATGTGCCTGCCGCCATCTTCAATGCAAGCGCCTCCAGCCTGCTGGGCATCGTGCTCACGCCCGCGCTGGTGAGCCTGATGTCGGGCGCCAGCGGCGCGGCCCTGCCTTTTGGCGAGGCCGTGTGGAAGCTCACCCAGTTGCTGTTGCTGCCGCTGGTGGCCGGCCAATTGTTGCGACCGCTGCTGCTGGGATTCCATCAGCGCCACAAGTCCACCCTGTCGCTGGTGGACCGCTGGGTGATCATCCTGCTGGTGCTGTCGGCATTCAGCGATTCGGTCGCCTCCGGCCTGTGGCGGGACCACGGCGCCGAACTGCTGGTGAAGGCGGCGGCTGGCGCAGCCTTCTTCCTGGGGGTGGTGGTGGTGCTCACACGGATGGTGGCCCGCTGGATGGGGATGCCGGTCGAAGATGAGATCGCCGCCGTGTTCTGCGGATCAAAGAAGACCCTGGCGTCCGGGGTGCCGATGGCCAAATTGCTGTTCGGCGCCCATCCGGCGGTGGGGGTGATCGTCCTGCCCATCATGTTCTACCACCAGTTGCAGCTCATCCTGTGCTCCTGGATGGCGCAGCGTTATGCGGCTCGGACGATGCACGCCCCCCGGACGGATGCCCCCGCGCAACAAGCGGCCCGCTGACGCCTAGAATCACTGGTTTCCCAGCGCTGTACCAACCAGGCAGTCGAACCCCGACTTTTCGCCATGACCCGCAAGCTATTTGTCACCACCGCCCTGCCCTACGCCAATGCGAATTTCCACATTGGCCACATCATGGAGTACACCCAGGCTGACATCTGGGTGAGGTTCCAGCGAATGATGGGCCACGAGGTGCATTTCGTCTGCGCGGACGATGCCCATGGCGCGCCGATCATGATCTCGGCAGAAAAGGCCGGCAAGACGCCGCAGGAGTTCGTGGCCGGTATTGCAGCGGGCCGCCGCCAATATCTGGATGGCTTCCACATCAGCTTTGACAACTGGAGCTCCACCGACAGCCCGGAGAACCATGCGCTGTCCAAGGAGATCTACAAGTCGCTGCGGGCCAATGAGCTGATTTCGGTGAAGACCATCGAGCAGTTCTTCGACCCTCAAAAGTCGATGTTCCTGCCCGACCGGTTCATCAAGGGCGAATGCCCGAAGTGCGGAGCCAAGGACCAATATGGCGACTCCTGCGAGGTCTGCGGCGCGGTCTACACGCCCACCGAGCTGAAGAATCCGTTCTCGGTGCTGACCGGTGCCACGCCGGTGATGAAGAGTTCGGAGCACTATTTCTTCCGCCTGTCCGACCCGCGCTGCGTGGAATTCCTGGAGCAATGGACCCAGACGCCGGGCCGCCTGCAGGGCGAAGTGCTCAACAAGATCAAGGAATGGTTCACCAAGGATGAAGAAGGCAATGGGGGCCTGGGCGACTGGGACATCAGCCGTGACGCCCCCTACTTCGGCATCGAGATTCCTGATGCGCCGGGCAAATACTTCTATGTGTGGCTGGATGCGCCGATCGGCTATCTGGCCTCGCTGAAGAACTACTTCGAGAAGACCGGTCGTGATTTCGATGCCTTCCTGGCCGACGAATCGACCGAGCAGGTGCATTTCATCGGCAAGGACATCACCTACTTCCACACGCTGTTCTGGCCGGCCATGCTGCATTTCAGTGGCCGCAAGACGCCCAACCATGTGTTCGTGCATGGCTTCCTCACCATCCATGGTGGCGAGAAGATGAGCAAGAGCCGGGGCACCGGGCTGGATCCGCTGAAGTACCTGAGCCTGGGCATGAATGCCGAATGGCTGCGCTACTACCTGGCCGCCAAGCTCAACAGCAAGGTGGAAGATGTGGACTTCAACCCCGAGGACTTTGTCGCCCGGGTGAATTCCGATCTGGTGGGCAAGTACATCAACATTGCCAGCCGGGCCGCCGGGTTCCTGTCCAAGCGCTTTGGTGGCCAGTTGTCGGGCGACGTCGGTGTGGAAGGCCGCACCTTGCTGGATGGCCTGCGCGCGCACAAGGGCCAGATCGTGGAGCTTTATGAGACCCGCGAGTTTGGCAAGGCGCTGCGTGAAATCATGCTGCTGGCAGACCGTGTCAACGAGTATGTGGACCAGAACAAGCCCTGGGAACTGGCGCGCCTGGAGGGCAAGGATCAGGTGCTGCAGGATGTCTGCACCGTCTGCATCGAAGCCTTCCGTCTGCTGAGCATCTATCTGAAGCCGGTTCTGCCGGCGCTGGTGGCGCAGGTGGAGAACTTCCTGCAGGTGGCGCCGATGCGCTTTGACGATGCGGACCGCGCGCTGGGCCACCATCGCATTGGCGTGTATGAGCATCTGATGCAGCGGGTAGACCCCAAGCTGCTGGAAGCCCTGTTCGAGCCACCGGCGCCGCCGAAGGTGACGCCCGGCGGCGAAGACCTCGCGCCGGAAATCAAGATCGACGATTTCAGCAAGGTGGACCTGCGCGTCGCGAAAATCGTGAAGGCGGAACTGGTGGAAGGCTCGGACAAATTGCTGCGCCTGACGCTGGATGCCGGTGAAGGCCGCTTGCGCAATGTGTTCAGCGGCATTCGCAGCGCCTACAAGCCCGAACAGCTGGAAGGCAAACTGACGGTGATGGTGGCCAATCTGGCCCCGCGCAAGATGAAGTTCGGCGTGTCGGAGGGCATGGTGCTGGCCGCCAGCCATGCCGACGAAAAGGCGCATCCCGGCATCTTCGTGCTGGAACCCTTCCCGGGTGCTTTGCCCGGCATGCGCATCCGCTGATCCCTGACCGCGTCCCGTCGGCGCCGCCCACCCGGGCGGCCCGGCCCTTACAATCCGGCAGTTCTTTCTGCCATTCACCTGCCCCTACGCCATGCCGCTCTTCTGGAAGCCCTACAAGTCCGACGTCACGCAGTTCATTGAACAGCTGAAGGCCCAGAAACCGACGCTGGAAGCCGAGCAACGCGCTGGCCGCGGCCTGCTGTGGGACCGCCCGATCGACCGTCAGGCGCAGTCGGAATACCGCGATGCCCGCGTGGAACAGCAGCCCTACGTCTATCAGACCAAATCGGAATGAGCGGACGGTGCGGACACTCCAGGTCCGCGCATGTTTCGTCGCCATTCCGTCTGTCGTGCATGCCCATGACGCCCATGGCCCCACGGCCTGAGTCGCGGTGAGCGACCAACCCGAGCACCACACCCCGATTGCCCTGCCGGACCCGCCGGCCGAGGCAGGCGTCGCCGCCACAACACCAGAAACGGTGGACAACGTGGCAGTGGCGCGGCTCTACGGGGAGCCTCTGTTCACGCTCCCCCAAGACCTCTACATCCCGCCGGATGCGCTGGAGGTGTTCCTGGAAGCCTTCCAGGGCCCCCTGGATCTGCTGCTCTATCTGATCCGCAAGCAGAACTTCAACATCCTCGACATTCCACTGGCAGAGGTGACTCGTCAGTATCTGAGCTATGTGGAGCAGATTCGTCGGCACAACCTGGAGTTGGCGAGCGAGTATCTGTTGATGGCGGCGATGCTGATCGAGATCAAATCGCGGATGCTGCTGCCCCCGAAAAAATCGGACGACGGTGCAGAGCCCGAAGACCCCCGGGCAGAATTGGTGCGGCGGCTGCTGGAATACGAGCAGATGAAGCAGGCCGCGCTGCGGCTGGATCAGTTGCCCGTGCTGGGACGAGATTTCCTGCGGGCGCAGATCCACATCGAACAGTCATTGGCGCCGCGACTGCCCGAGGTGCATGTGGACGACCTGCGGGCCGCCTGGGCGGATCTGATGCGCCGCGCCAAGCTGAATCAGCATCACAAGATCACGCGGGAACAGTTGTCGGTCCGTGAATACATGAGCCATCTGCTGCGGAAGCTGCAGGGGCAGAAGTTCGTGGAGTTCGAGGATCTGTTCGAGCTGGACCGGGGGCCGCAGGTGCTTGTGGTCAGCTT
This genomic window contains:
- a CDS encoding bile acid:sodium symporter family protein is translated as MSSAATFGARLRKEWFLLALVGAVGLASAWPDLGRSGGWLRLDLVSNWGVALVFFLTGLGLSATALRDGAMKWRVHLLVQLSTYALFPLLWWGFMALFSRWLPQDLALGFAYLCALPSTISSSVAMTVLARGNVPAAIFNASASSLLGIVLTPALVSLMSGASGAALPFGEAVWKLTQLLLLPLVAGQLLRPLLLGFHQRHKSTLSLVDRWVIILLVLSAFSDSVASGLWRDHGAELLVKAAAGAAFFLGVVVVLTRMVARWMGMPVEDEIAAVFCGSKKTLASGVPMAKLLFGAHPAVGVIVLPIMFYHQLQLILCSWMAQRYAARTMHAPRTDAPAQQAAR
- the metG gene encoding methionine--tRNA ligase — its product is MTRKLFVTTALPYANANFHIGHIMEYTQADIWVRFQRMMGHEVHFVCADDAHGAPIMISAEKAGKTPQEFVAGIAAGRRQYLDGFHISFDNWSSTDSPENHALSKEIYKSLRANELISVKTIEQFFDPQKSMFLPDRFIKGECPKCGAKDQYGDSCEVCGAVYTPTELKNPFSVLTGATPVMKSSEHYFFRLSDPRCVEFLEQWTQTPGRLQGEVLNKIKEWFTKDEEGNGGLGDWDISRDAPYFGIEIPDAPGKYFYVWLDAPIGYLASLKNYFEKTGRDFDAFLADESTEQVHFIGKDITYFHTLFWPAMLHFSGRKTPNHVFVHGFLTIHGGEKMSKSRGTGLDPLKYLSLGMNAEWLRYYLAAKLNSKVEDVDFNPEDFVARVNSDLVGKYINIASRAAGFLSKRFGGQLSGDVGVEGRTLLDGLRAHKGQIVELYETREFGKALREIMLLADRVNEYVDQNKPWELARLEGKDQVLQDVCTVCIEAFRLLSIYLKPVLPALVAQVENFLQVAPMRFDDADRALGHHRIGVYEHLMQRVDPKLLEALFEPPAPPKVTPGGEDLAPEIKIDDFSKVDLRVAKIVKAELVEGSDKLLRLTLDAGEGRLRNVFSGIRSAYKPEQLEGKLTVMVANLAPRKMKFGVSEGMVLAASHADEKAHPGIFVLEPFPGALPGMRIR
- a CDS encoding segregation and condensation protein A, giving the protein MSDQPEHHTPIALPDPPAEAGVAATTPETVDNVAVARLYGEPLFTLPQDLYIPPDALEVFLEAFQGPLDLLLYLIRKQNFNILDIPLAEVTRQYLSYVEQIRRHNLELASEYLLMAAMLIEIKSRMLLPPKKSDDGAEPEDPRAELVRRLLEYEQMKQAALRLDQLPVLGRDFLRAQIHIEQSLAPRLPEVHVDDLRAAWADLMRRAKLNQHHKITREQLSVREYMSHLLRKLQGQKFVEFEDLFELDRGPQVLVVSFIAMLELSRERLLEITQAEAFAPIYVRLTYEVAARA
- a CDS encoding DUF3460 family protein, with translation MPLFWKPYKSDVTQFIEQLKAQKPTLEAEQRAGRGLLWDRPIDRQAQSEYRDARVEQQPYVYQTKSE